One genomic region from Nostoc sphaeroides encodes:
- a CDS encoding ABC transporter permease, whose amino-acid sequence MSVTPKSDINWQPLASPQADTNPAPNFFGELVQETLALTRRLFIQLQRRPSTLVAGIIQPVMWLVLFGALFQNAPKGLFGSTTNYGQFLAAGVIVFTAFAGALNAGLPVMFDREFGFLNRLLVAPLASRFSIVFASAIFIISQSLLQAAVIVAAAAFIGAGLPDATGLCAIALIVFLLALGVTAISLGLAFALPGHIELIAVIFVTNLPLLFASTALAPLSFMPQWLQVVATLNPLSYAIEPIRYLYLHSSWGLSSVVMQAPWGDVTFGGALLVLFGFAVVALLSIQPQLRRTLA is encoded by the coding sequence ATGAGCGTTACTCCTAAATCTGATATCAATTGGCAGCCGTTAGCATCGCCACAAGCAGATACTAATCCTGCACCTAACTTTTTCGGTGAATTGGTACAAGAGACGCTGGCTTTAACTCGTCGCTTGTTTATTCAATTACAACGGCGTCCCTCCACATTGGTTGCCGGAATTATTCAGCCAGTGATGTGGTTGGTGCTATTTGGTGCATTATTTCAAAATGCCCCCAAGGGATTGTTCGGCAGTACGACAAATTACGGACAATTTTTGGCTGCTGGAGTAATTGTGTTTACAGCCTTTGCTGGGGCGCTGAATGCTGGTTTACCCGTAATGTTTGACCGCGAGTTCGGCTTTTTGAATCGTTTGCTGGTAGCACCGTTAGCATCCCGGTTTTCCATTGTCTTTGCTTCAGCAATCTTTATCATCAGCCAAAGTTTGTTACAAGCAGCCGTAATTGTTGCAGCAGCAGCGTTTATTGGGGCTGGGCTACCAGATGCAACGGGTTTATGTGCGATCGCTTTAATAGTCTTTCTCTTAGCTTTAGGCGTAACAGCCATCTCCCTTGGTTTGGCTTTCGCTCTACCCGGACACATTGAATTGATTGCAGTAATTTTCGTCACCAACCTACCATTATTGTTTGCTAGTACCGCTTTAGCTCCTCTATCCTTCATGCCTCAATGGTTGCAGGTTGTAGCTACCCTAAATCCTCTCAGCTATGCGATCGAACCCATTCGCTATTTGTATCTCCACAGTAGTTGGGGACTAAGTAGCGTAGTTATGCAAGCTCCTTGGGGTGATGTTACCTTCGGGGGAGCGTTGCTAGTATTGTTTGGCTTTGCCGTTGTCGCCTTACTGAGTATCCAACCCCAACTGCGGCGGACTCTTGCTTAA